The Halichoerus grypus chromosome 9, mHalGry1.hap1.1, whole genome shotgun sequence genome has a window encoding:
- the PRSS35 gene encoding inactive serine protease 35 has translation MENMLFCWIFFTLGWTLIDGSEMEQDFVWHLRKIPRVVSERTFHLTNPTFEADAKMVLNRVCGIECQKELPPPSLSDLEDSLSYETVFENGTRTLTRVKVQDVVLEPTQNVSMKGASVRRKRQVYGTDSRFSILDKKFLTNFPFNTAVKLSTGCSGILISPSHVLTAAHCVHDGKDYIKGSKKLRVGLLKMRNKGGGKKRRGSKRSRREANGGDQREDTTDNLERAKAGRRRKESGRGRRVPEGKPSFQWTRVKNTHIPKGWARGGKGDAALDYDYALLELKRAHKKKYMELGISPTIKKLPGGMIHFSGFDHDRADQLVYRFCSVSDESSDLLYQYCDAESGSTGSGVYLRLKEPDKKNWKRKIIAVYSGHQWVDVHGVQKDYNVAVRITPLKYAQICLWIHGNNANCTYG, from the coding sequence atggaaaatatgttaTTTTGTTGGATATTTTTCACCCTCGGGTGGACCCTCATTGATGGATCCGAAATGGAACAGGATTTTGTGTGGCACTTAAGAAAAATCCCCCGGGTTGTCAGTGAAAGGACTTTCCATCTTACCAACCCCACCTTTGAGGCAGATGCTAAGATGGTGCTCAATAGAGTGTGTGGCATTGAATGCCAGAAAGaactcccacctcccagcctttCTGATCTGGAAGATTCTCTTTCCTACGAGACTGTCTTTGAGAATGGCACCCGAACCTTGACCAGAGTGAAAGTCCAAGATGTGGTCCTTGAGCCCACTCAAAATGTCAGCATGAAAGGGGCATCCGTTAGGAGGAAGAGACAGGTGTATGGCACAGACAGCAGGTTCAGCATCTTGGACAAAAAGTTCTTAACCAATTTCCCTTTCAATACAGCCGTGAAGCTCTCCACGGGCTGCAGTGGTATTCTCATTTCCCCCAGCCACGTTCTAACAGCTGCCCACTGTGTGCATGATGGGAAGGACTACATCAAAGGGAGTAAAAAGCTAAGGGTAGGGTTGTTGAAGATGAGAAATAAGGGCGGTGGCAAGAAACGGAGGGGTTCTaagaggagcaggagagaagCCAATGGTGGCGACCAGCGAGAGGATACCACAGACAATCTGGAGAGAGCCAAggctggaagaagaagaaaggaatctgGTCGGGGTCGTAGAGTCCCTGAGGGGAAGCCCTCCTTCCAGTGGACCCGGGTCAAGAATACGCACATTCCCAAAGGCTGggccagaggagggaagggggatgcTGCCTTGGACTATGACTATGCTCTTCTGGAGTTGAAGCGCGctcacaaaaagaaatacatggaacTAGGAATCAGTCCAACCATCAAGAAGCTGCCTGGGGGAATGATCCACTTCTCAGGATTTGATCATGATAGGGCCGATCAGTTAGTCTACAGGTTTTGTAGCGTGTCCGACGAATCCAGTGATCTCCTCTATCAATACTGCGACGCCGAGTCAGGCTCCACTGGTTCCGGGGTCTATCTGCGTCTGAAAGAGCCAGACAAGAAAAATTGGAAGCGCAAAATCATTGCGGTCTATTCAGGCCACCAGTGGGTGGATGTCCACGGTGTGCAGAAGGACTACAACGTGGCGGTGCGCATCACTCCCCTCAAGTACGCCCAGATCTGCCTCTGGATTCATGGAAATAATGCCAACTGTACTTACGGCTAA